CTCTATATTGATTACTGTTACTCCCAGTAAATAGTCCTACATTGCTGACTGCCCATCTCTGCGTTTTACTTACGAAAGATGAAGCTGGTCCAAGCTCCCCCTCGTCTTTCTCATACAAAGCTCCACTACTGGACCTGATATCCGGGCCTCCACAGTTGACAGAAAAGTTGAAATCTAGACACCCATCAAGAGAGAAACATCTTAACCAACATATATGCATCCTAACACTGTCAATGTCAAAACTGAAATAAGTTTCGGAACACTATTTAAATGCACTTACATACGCCTTTTCCTCGATTGCAGGGGAAATTCTTCTGGAGGCAGTCCAGTCCGGGGAAAACCCTTttcgaaagaaagaaaaaagtacTAAGATGAGAAATCTAGCATGTAGATTAACATTTCTATGCTTGCGAAATATAAACAGAGTAGAGCTTTAGGCTTCAAGCAAAGCACAAGATTGACAAAGTCACCTTCTGTCAGACCCTCCTACTGTAAAGTGGTTCGCAATCAGGTTACTGCagagtaaaaaaaatgtttccttTCAGCACAATAATGTACTATGCGCCATGAAAATTAAGCATCTAATTCCTGAACATACAGTTGCAAGTTTGGTAGGCGAACCCAAGAAGGAAGATTTCCTGTCAAATCATTGTATGAAACATCTCTGCACATAAAAAAGCTTTGAATTTTCAGTAGATGGTACCCAGAGAGAAGATACGTTCCTCTACAGATTTTGTTACTCACAGATTACTAAGAGAGGAACTCTTTTTAATGGGTAAGGAACCGCTCAACTTGTTATTTCCCAGAAACCTAAATAAAGGTAACAAGGTTTATTCTCAGTTTGTCAGCGAATTCGACTAAGAGCATGTGATGGGAAAGCGAATGTTCTTACAAGTGAGTAAGTTGGCTTGAGTTGAAAAGCGAAGATGGAATCTGCCCAGTTAGGTTGTTGAAACTCAAATCACTGGAGAAAAACGTAAAGAGCTTGTAATTAAGTAGGGTCTAATGTTCTCAGTTTAGTAATAAAGAAAACATAGGAACAACATTTTGTGTCATCTTTTCTCATACTTACAGTTGTCGCAGCTGCAAGTAATCTGCAATATTTGAAGGTATTGTGCCCGTAAGATTATTGTTCCGTAATACTCTGCacgattttaataaaaaaaaaatgtcaaaaatacAGAAGAAATGGAAGAGCAAAAGGAGTTAAGAAGTTCATCAAGATTAGGCCAAAGCTGAATGGAAGTCCTTACAGAACACTTAGAGATTTCATGTTCCGGATAAATTGAAGAGAAGAACGGCTGTTGGATATTTCACCTAGTCTCCTGAAATTTGGAATTCCATCAGTATGGAGAGAAAAAAAGCAAGGCTGAAAAGTGAAGGAGAaaagagcatatatatatacagttctGTCAACGAAGCTAAGTTGGCAAATGTAGATGGAATTGGACCACTCAAATTAGTCCCCAGAATTCTCCTGCAGGGAGCAAAGCAATGTAATGTTGAGTATTGCGAGTGGTAAACCATCAAGTGTTTGATAGTTAAAATTAAACTCTATCAGTTGATAGAGAAGCCTCAAACAAAGAAATAAGATTGAAAAATGCTCACAGAGTAGTAAGACTGGTCCAATTTCCTAAGAAGGCAGGTATCGGACCTGTAAGTTGGATATCATTAATCCAACTGAAACGACATGAAGAAAGAAAGTCAATCCAAAACGTAGGGAGTATGCAAATGTTTCTAAATGAGGTGCCAGATACAAATCTTACGCTTCTTCCAAGTTGACAAGATTAACAAATGATGAAGGAAGTTCACCAGTAAGTCCTGAACTTCCAATGTATCTGTCATAAAAACAAGCATAATCACGAGTTTACTTGTGATAGGAATGTTGATGCAAGATATACTAAAAAAGAAGACGTAAACATACATTTTGACAAGCCTGGTGCAATTTCCAATCTCAGGCGGTAGAGAGCCGGAGAAATTATTCATATCAACAGCGCTGctcaaaagaaagaagaatcgTAAAGAATCTAGCTGAGGTTGAAAATGAAGGTGATCAAATAGAAGAGTCCTTACAGAGATCTTAAATCAGTGAGCAGTCCTATTTCCTTGGGGAGTGGACCGGACAAAGCATTGGCCCCAAAAGTCCTGCACGACCGaccaataagaagaagaagaatcaaaagGGGGTGAGTGAGTGACTTACATCCACTGCATGCGAGTCAGATTACCAATGCCAGGAGACAAGGAGCCACTCAAGAAATTCTGATTAAGGTTCCTTCATATGTATATTAGAATTCAAagtgagtgagtgagtgagtgaACGAACTACTTCCAATGCAAAAGCAAAAGGAATGGGTTGAGATAGCAAAAGCGGCGTACAGATTAGAGATGTAAACGAGACTCCAAAGCTCTTGAGGAATAGGTCCGGTAACATTCATCCCACGTGCCCTCCTGTATaaagtataatttaatttgAGAGAGGCAATGCGTCGAACAGGTGGAAGGCATTAGTAgctgaaagaaagaaacagagagaTATAGAAACGTACAGAGCGATGATGCGGCAGATGGTGGAGTCGACAAAGGAACAGTCGCATTTTATGAGAGGGTTGAAGAACAAGTTGTCGATGCTGACGCTGTCGTCGATGGCTGCTCCGCTGCAGAGTTCGCCGCTGATGTTCCATGCATCCGTCGCCGTTATCTTCCACGTCTCGAAGATCTTGTTCAGAGCCCGAGCTGggatttcgttttttttttttttttaatttcatgtCAATATCATCagataaataaatacataagaagaagcagaagcagcaattattatcatcatcatatttatcaaaaagaatAAAAGACGGACAAAAAACGTAGATCATGATTCTGATatttgaaaactttattatatcAAAAAGTATATATGTCTAATCAAATTAATACCTTCGTCGGGATCAGTAGTAGCTTTGGTTCCGTTCTGTGCTCGAACCGCATTAAATAAACAAGTCATGGACACCAACCAAACTGCGACTGCGATATACATCCTCCCCATCTTCGGTTCCACAGATATGCGATGTGTACGAGAGAAGAGATACAGAGGATGGATCCTTAGCAGACCAACTTGACTCAAATTCCACATCTCTCTTATTATACGGTTGTAATATTATTATACtctaattttaactttttataaacTAAAGCATATTTACCGTAGTTCTCTTAGTTCTTTAACttaatataaaatactatttcttaccttttaactaaaaaaaaaagttaataaacgttttttatatctcttatttaaaaaacgtttcttagtttttttagttaaaagttaaaaaaccgtatcttatattacgctaaaaACCTCAACCTAAGAGATATGTAAGAAATATGTTCTAACAGCATCCGTTTgtgtttttttcctataaataatcaaaataataatattattatgacCATGTGGGGTAAGCTTTTCTGTATTTGGTCTTTActtatccaatttttttttataaataattagagAAAAGCTGTCTGAACGTTTGGATCACGCGGCTGCGCCATTCATTTCATTAGTCGTTAATCATTATTCATTAAACTAATGCATGgaacattaattaattagtaGGTGTATGTATGTCAAAAGTTCAAAAATTCCTAATTTGTACCGGAACCGGGTTCAAACCGATTTATATAATGTTAAATTTACTTGAACCGTTGACTAATATTATGGGTCACACTCACCCATTTTTGGCGTGTACTACTTATTAGCAAGCTGCTTAGCAAGCTGCTTCTTTTTGAAACCTGTCTTGTCTGTACGTGTTTATTCCAACGTTGAATTCGTTTCGTAGATAGGGTATATATCCACATAATGATGCAATCAAATCGCTTATATTATAGGGAAATTGGACTTTGACGACGGGTGTTCAAAAAatccccctatatattaaaacagaatttactttagtgatttctgctgacGTATCGctcataggtgaagtttcaatttaattgttataatttgattggtcgattgttcttaatttttatttatttaatttagatctaaaaatttaaggtaagtctaaaatcatttaacaCTACTTgccatataatataaaaaatattacaaataacaatttatgaaaactaattctcgaaattatagaaagattaataatgttctatttatcactttcaatatttataaactataaaatataatgaacgaaattttatataagataattataatagttttatactctacttgatgaattgtattcgaatataattatataataactattttaaatataacaaaatccaaacatgtttattaatattatttttaaattatttatcgttgtttaaagaataaatttatcagaattttaaaataaattttgaatagtttaaatgtaagttaccttatttattttgcaaagtaacttatgaataatttttttttctt
This Brassica napus cultivar Da-Ae chromosome C6, Da-Ae, whole genome shotgun sequence DNA region includes the following protein-coding sequences:
- the LOC106445189 gene encoding probable LRR receptor-like serine/threonine-protein kinase At1g56140 isoform X3 — translated: MWNLSQVGLLRIHPLYLFSRTHRISVEPKMGRMYIAVAVWLVSMTCLFNAVRAQNGTKATTDPDEARALNKIFETWKITATDAWNISGELCSGAAIDDSVSIDNLFFNPLIKCDCSFVDSTICRIIALRARGMNVTGPIPQELWSLVYISNLNLNQNFLSGSLSPGIGNLTRMQWMTFGANALSGPLPKEIGLLTDLRSLAVDMNNFSGSLPPEIGNCTRLVKIYIGSSGLTGELPSSFVNLVNLEEAWINDIQLTGPIPAFLGNWTSLTTLRILGTNLSGPIPSTFANLASLTELRLGEISNSRSSLQFIRNMKSLSVLVLRNNNLTGTIPSNIADYLQLRQLDLSFNNLTGQIPSSLFNSSQLTHLFLGNNKLSGSLPIKKSSSLSNLDVSYNDLTGNLPSWVRLPNLQLNLIANHFTVGGSDRRVFPGLDCLQKNFPCNRGKGVYFNFSVNCGGPDIRSSSGALYEKDEGELGPASSFVSKTQRWAVSNVGLFTGSNSNQYRALSDTPFANTSDSELFQSARLSASSLRYYGLGLENGGYSVTLQFGEIQIQGSGTWTSLGRRLFDIYVQGKLVEKDFDVHRTANGSTSRVIQRVYKANVSENYVEIHLFWAGKGTCCIPAQGTYGPLVSAISATPDFIPTVANKLPPESKKKIGIIAGAIVGAGMISILVIAIILIIRRKRKTAADEEVLHSLDIRPYTFSYSELRAATQDFNPSNKLGEGGFGPVFKGKLNDGREIAVKQLSVASRQGKGQFVAEIATISAVQHRNLVKLYGCCIEGNQRMLVYEYLSNHSLDQALFGMQIRGK